A window of Pusillimonas sp. T7-7 contains these coding sequences:
- a CDS encoding IclR family transcriptional regulator has translation MDKTLLKGLTVLEAISRLDGRVLTLEGIASEVGLTLSNTHRTLQTLAHAGYVRRDPSTGAYGCTLKMFELGARQLANLDARRFAPPFMRELARETSETVHLSVLDGVDVVYVDKIDSPQPLLAYSAVGGRAPAYAVATGKALLAFQATDYIEHYGNAIKKHTDATHVSMSVLKQELADISRIGYAINRGEWRAGIGGIAAPVFNGLDQVVAALGISGPLERLTNQKMTEYAPVVQQIARQLSAHMGYSGGYFGLA, from the coding sequence ATGGATAAGACTTTATTGAAAGGACTTACGGTGCTTGAGGCCATCAGCCGGCTTGATGGGCGGGTGCTCACGCTCGAGGGAATCGCCAGCGAAGTAGGCCTCACGCTTAGCAACACCCACCGCACATTGCAGACTTTGGCTCATGCAGGCTACGTCAGGCGTGATCCTTCCACTGGGGCGTATGGCTGTACGCTCAAAATGTTTGAGTTGGGCGCCCGCCAGTTGGCGAATCTCGATGCGCGCCGGTTCGCGCCGCCCTTTATGCGCGAATTGGCCCGCGAAACGAGTGAAACCGTTCACCTCTCGGTGCTTGATGGCGTCGATGTCGTCTATGTCGACAAGATCGACAGCCCCCAGCCTTTGTTGGCCTACTCTGCCGTTGGGGGCCGGGCTCCGGCCTATGCCGTTGCCACCGGCAAAGCCTTGTTGGCTTTCCAGGCTACCGACTACATCGAGCACTACGGCAACGCCATTAAAAAGCATACAGACGCCACGCATGTGTCCATGTCGGTGCTCAAGCAAGAACTGGCTGACATCAGTCGCATCGGCTATGCCATCAACCGCGGTGAGTGGCGCGCGGGCATAGGCGGGATCGCGGCGCCGGTTTTCAATGGGCTTGACCAAGTCGTGGCCGCTTTAGGCATATCGGGGCCGTTGGAACGGCTCACGAATCAAAAGATGACTGAATACGCACCGGTGGTGCAGCAGATTGCCCGGCAGCTTTCCGCGCACATGGGCTACAGCGGCGGCTACTTTGGCCTTGCCTGA
- a CDS encoding enoyl-CoA hydratase/isomerase family protein — protein MTEPLITDRQEHCWTFTLNRPEKRNALSSELIEALIQGVDEAHAQGVALLVFQGAGKNFSAGFDFTDYESQSDGDLVLRMVRIETLLQSIASSTSLTLAFAQGRNFGAGVDLFAACKLRYCTPDSSFRMPGLKFGLVLGTGRFRDLVGGATALSILGSARAFDAQEALDIGFVQSTAAESSWPDLLSKATETAGLLCPQTRAALYRVLDQGAADKDMAELVKSASRPGLKTRIRQYLET, from the coding sequence ATGACCGAACCCCTCATTACCGATCGCCAGGAGCACTGCTGGACGTTCACCTTAAACCGGCCCGAAAAGCGCAATGCGCTGTCTTCAGAACTGATAGAGGCCCTGATCCAAGGGGTGGACGAGGCTCATGCGCAGGGTGTTGCTTTGCTGGTGTTTCAGGGCGCCGGCAAGAATTTCAGCGCCGGCTTTGACTTTACCGATTATGAATCCCAAAGCGATGGGGACTTGGTGTTGCGCATGGTACGCATCGAAACCTTGCTGCAAAGCATTGCTTCTTCGACCAGCCTCACGCTGGCCTTTGCTCAGGGCCGAAATTTTGGTGCGGGCGTCGACTTGTTCGCGGCCTGCAAGCTACGTTATTGCACTCCTGATTCAAGCTTCCGCATGCCGGGCTTGAAGTTCGGGCTGGTGTTGGGAACAGGGCGTTTTCGTGATTTGGTGGGCGGGGCGACCGCGCTCTCCATCTTGGGTAGTGCAAGAGCTTTCGACGCGCAGGAGGCTCTGGATATTGGTTTCGTTCAATCGACCGCAGCCGAATCCAGCTGGCCCGACTTGCTAAGCAAGGCCACGGAAACCGCTGGCCTGTTGTGTCCGCAAACCCGTGCGGCTTTGTATCGTGTTCTGGACCAGGGCGCCGCCGATAAAGATATGGCGGAGCTCGTCAAGTCCGCCTCGCGGCCAGGGCTGAAAACCCGTATACGACAATACCTGGAGACTTGA
- a CDS encoding homoserine O-acetyltransferase yields the protein MAELTVPNLPSTVPASTATAQASAIPPGSVGVVSPQFISFNEPLALTSGQVLPSYELAVETYGTLNEQRNNAVLICHALNASHHVAGIAADNPKDIGWWDNMVGPGKAVDTDRFFVVGVNNIGSCFGSTGPASINPETGKPWGAAFPMLTVEDWVRAQARLADHFNIDKFAAVMGGSLGGMQALSWAITCPERVEHCIVIASTPRLSAQNIGFNEVARRSIISDPDFHGGDYYANNTVPRHGLSVARMVGHITYLSDDDMAAKFGRAQRAPADNGEFHYGYDVEFEVESYLRYQGEKFSTYFDANTYLLITRALDYFDPSRNCGGDLARALQAVKAGFLLVSFSTDWRFPPERSHEIVRALLKNQVPVTYAEINAPHGHDAFLLDDARYHAVVQGYYDRIAARLGLGEREHITGVLA from the coding sequence ATGGCCGAACTTACCGTACCCAATTTACCTTCAACTGTTCCCGCTTCCACCGCTACCGCCCAGGCATCCGCGATTCCCCCCGGTTCGGTCGGTGTAGTCTCCCCCCAGTTTATTTCATTCAACGAGCCTCTTGCCCTGACCAGCGGGCAGGTGTTGCCCAGCTATGAACTGGCGGTGGAAACCTATGGCACGCTTAATGAACAGCGCAACAACGCCGTCCTGATCTGCCATGCGCTCAATGCTTCCCATCATGTGGCGGGCATCGCTGCCGACAACCCCAAAGACATAGGCTGGTGGGACAACATGGTCGGACCTGGCAAGGCTGTGGATACCGATCGTTTTTTTGTGGTTGGTGTGAACAATATCGGCTCATGCTTCGGTTCCACCGGGCCGGCCAGCATCAACCCTGAAACCGGCAAGCCCTGGGGCGCCGCGTTTCCCATGCTCACGGTCGAAGATTGGGTTCGCGCCCAGGCGCGGTTGGCCGACCATTTCAATATAGACAAGTTTGCAGCCGTCATGGGCGGATCGCTGGGTGGCATGCAGGCGCTTAGCTGGGCCATTACCTGCCCCGAACGTGTAGAGCACTGCATTGTCATTGCCAGTACGCCGCGCTTATCGGCACAGAATATTGGTTTTAACGAAGTGGCGCGGCGATCCATTATCAGCGACCCCGACTTCCATGGCGGTGATTACTACGCCAACAATACGGTGCCCAGGCATGGGCTATCGGTGGCGCGCATGGTTGGCCATATCACTTATCTGTCGGATGACGACATGGCGGCCAAATTTGGCCGGGCTCAACGTGCACCGGCCGACAATGGCGAGTTTCATTACGGCTACGATGTTGAATTCGAAGTCGAATCCTACCTGCGTTATCAGGGAGAGAAATTCTCGACTTACTTCGATGCCAATACCTATTTGCTGATTACTCGCGCACTGGATTATTTCGATCCCTCACGTAACTGTGGCGGCGATCTGGCACGGGCCTTGCAAGCGGTCAAGGCCGGTTTTTTACTGGTGTCGTTCAGTACCGACTGGCGTTTCCCGCCTGAACGTTCGCATGAAATAGTGCGTGCCTTGCTGAAGAACCAGGTTCCAGTCACTTACGCTGAAATCAACGCGCCGCACGGGCATGATGCCTTCTTGCTGGACGACGCCCGCTACCATGCTGTGGTCCAGGGCTATTACGACCGGATTGCGGCACGGTTGGGGCTGGGCGAGCGAGAACATATCACGGGGGTGCTGGCATGA
- a CDS encoding mandelate racemase/muconate lactonizing enzyme family protein, whose translation MVVTDVETMSCDAGWRNYYFVKITTDDGIVGWAEYDEGFGSPGVTRVIQTLSTLLINQPLPGVELFHAHAYARTRPAAGGIAAEGIAALENALLDVHAKKLGVPCYELLGGKVRDTLRVYWSHCPAWRINHPQYFGPPVTDLAGVAEMGKEAQQRGFTGLKTNLFMFDDGPAYAWRPGFASPFQPDLNIERRHVRNLRNNIEALREGAGPDMDILLDVNFHAKTEGFLKLLRGTADLDIFWVEIDSYNPDALAYIRAHSPHPISSCETLFGAREFLPYFQKNAVDVAIIDVVWNGAWQAKKIAALADIHEVNIAPHNFYGHLCTMMNAHFACSVPNFRIMETDIDRLAWDEELFTHTPEYKDGHLVVPDRPGWGTEPIEAAIRKYPPRSGGGLVQPRKAPAPHHEANPSTAR comes from the coding sequence ATGGTCGTAACAGATGTGGAAACAATGAGCTGCGACGCCGGTTGGCGCAATTATTACTTTGTCAAAATCACGACCGATGACGGCATAGTCGGCTGGGCCGAATACGACGAGGGCTTCGGTTCCCCGGGAGTCACTCGCGTAATCCAGACGCTCTCCACCTTGCTCATCAACCAGCCTCTTCCCGGCGTAGAGTTATTCCATGCACATGCCTACGCTCGAACGCGGCCCGCCGCGGGCGGTATCGCGGCGGAAGGTATCGCCGCCCTGGAAAATGCGCTTCTTGATGTGCATGCCAAGAAGTTGGGCGTGCCATGCTATGAGTTGCTGGGAGGCAAGGTGCGCGACACCCTGCGCGTGTATTGGTCTCATTGCCCCGCCTGGCGCATCAACCATCCCCAGTATTTTGGGCCACCCGTCACAGACCTTGCAGGCGTCGCAGAAATGGGCAAAGAAGCCCAGCAGCGGGGTTTCACCGGTCTTAAAACCAATCTTTTCATGTTCGACGACGGCCCCGCCTATGCGTGGCGGCCTGGGTTTGCCTCGCCCTTCCAGCCTGACCTCAATATCGAGCGCCGCCATGTGCGCAACCTGCGCAACAACATAGAAGCCCTGCGCGAGGGCGCCGGCCCCGACATGGACATCCTGCTCGACGTCAATTTCCACGCCAAGACGGAGGGCTTCCTGAAGCTGCTGCGGGGAACGGCCGATCTGGACATTTTCTGGGTCGAAATCGACAGCTACAACCCGGATGCCCTCGCATATATACGCGCCCACAGCCCCCACCCCATCAGTTCTTGCGAAACCCTGTTCGGGGCACGGGAATTCCTGCCTTACTTCCAGAAAAATGCTGTTGACGTCGCCATTATCGATGTGGTCTGGAACGGCGCCTGGCAGGCCAAGAAGATCGCCGCCCTGGCGGATATTCACGAAGTGAATATTGCGCCGCATAACTTCTATGGGCACCTGTGCACGATGATGAATGCCCATTTTGCCTGCTCGGTACCGAACTTCCGCATTATGGAGACCGATATCGATCGCTTGGCGTGGGACGAAGAACTCTTTACCCACACACCCGAATACAAAGACGGCCACCTTGTGGTGCCCGACAGGCCGGGCTGGGGCACCGAGCCCATCGAAGCCGCCATCCGCAAGTACCCTCCACGCAGCGGCGGCGGTTTGGTACAGCCCAGGAAGGCGCCCGCCCCGCACCATGAAGCAAATCCATCCACGGCACGCTGA
- a CDS encoding carboxymuconolactone decarboxylase family protein, which translates to MMNNWIEQLSNLRKGGKALADHNPAVVKAYRGLNEALGEGSALDSKTRELIALAVAVTTRCDGCISSHSAAARQAGATEQEVAEALGTAIALNAGAAYVYSARAMEAFGQFGENK; encoded by the coding sequence ATGATGAACAACTGGATCGAACAACTCAGCAATTTACGTAAAGGCGGCAAGGCGCTCGCCGACCATAACCCGGCTGTCGTCAAAGCCTATCGAGGGCTGAACGAAGCGCTTGGGGAAGGCAGTGCACTCGACAGCAAAACCCGCGAGCTGATCGCCCTTGCAGTGGCCGTTACCACACGCTGCGACGGCTGCATTTCATCCCACTCGGCAGCAGCCCGCCAAGCCGGCGCCACCGAACAAGAAGTAGCCGAAGCCTTGGGTACCGCCATCGCCCTGAATGCCGGCGCCGCCTATGTGTACTCCGCAAGAGCAATGGAGGCCTTCGGTCAGTTCGGCGAAAACAAGTAA
- a CDS encoding tripartite tricarboxylate transporter substrate binding protein, which produces MKSATQHNFRRLASVAALSATMMVAAVSTAHAAWPDDQPIRMIIPYAPGGATDTLGRIISKSLSDSLKQTVIVENRPGAGSMIGSEYVVRAAPDGYTLVLGSISNVLNAFFYKKPLYDILTDLKPVGQVVSVPNFLGVHKDVPAKSVQELIALAKEKPGELSCAVSGVGSSPHLSCELFKALAGIDLITTPFKGGAPAIQSTMGGQTTMFFANEARPYIEAGQVRGLGVTTPKRSEYSPELPAIAEQLPGYDVTAWYGVWAPIDTPDEIVNRLSDELNKSLKDPQVLNVLASLGASPTQSDPEKFTSYIKSEYERWKGITAKMNVQQQ; this is translated from the coding sequence ATGAAAAGCGCAACTCAACATAATTTTCGTCGGTTAGCTTCCGTCGCAGCCCTGTCTGCAACCATGATGGTGGCTGCCGTCAGCACGGCCCACGCCGCATGGCCCGATGATCAGCCCATCAGAATGATCATTCCCTATGCGCCTGGTGGTGCAACCGACACCCTGGGCCGCATCATATCCAAAAGCCTATCTGATAGCTTGAAGCAAACGGTTATCGTTGAAAATCGGCCAGGGGCCGGCAGCATGATTGGTTCCGAGTATGTTGTGCGGGCAGCACCAGACGGTTACACACTGGTGTTGGGCAGCATCTCTAACGTATTGAATGCTTTTTTCTACAAAAAACCTCTTTACGACATACTGACCGACCTCAAACCTGTGGGACAGGTGGTTTCCGTACCCAACTTTCTTGGCGTTCATAAAGACGTTCCGGCCAAATCCGTCCAGGAGCTCATTGCCCTGGCCAAGGAAAAACCGGGCGAGCTTAGTTGCGCGGTCTCAGGGGTGGGCTCATCCCCGCACCTGTCTTGCGAACTGTTCAAGGCTTTGGCCGGCATAGACCTCATTACCACCCCCTTCAAGGGCGGCGCTCCTGCCATTCAATCAACCATGGGCGGGCAAACGACTATGTTCTTCGCAAACGAGGCCCGGCCCTATATCGAGGCCGGCCAAGTCCGCGGCTTGGGCGTAACCACACCCAAACGATCGGAATACTCGCCCGAGCTGCCGGCCATTGCCGAGCAGTTGCCTGGCTACGATGTGACCGCATGGTATGGCGTATGGGCGCCCATCGACACACCTGACGAGATCGTGAACCGTCTCAGCGACGAGCTCAATAAATCGCTGAAAGATCCGCAAGTTCTGAATGTGCTGGCTTCGCTGGGCGCCTCGCCAACCCAAAGCGATCCAGAAAAATTCACGTCCTATATCAAAAGCGAGTATGAACGCTGGAAAGGGATTACCGCAAAGATGAACGTTCAGCAGCAATAG
- a CDS encoding CaiB/BaiF CoA-transferase family protein produces the protein MNQESTLKGVRVIEICNVAAGPFCGLLLADMGADVVKIEQPGTGDTLRSWSPITDGYSENFASLNRNKRSVTLNLKEPADRQLAVELVSQADVLIENNRPGVMDRLGLGYASMRELNPRLVYCSISAYGQSGPRSQEGGFDLTLQAMSGLMSVTGELDGAPVKCGVPVCDFTAGLYAAFSIAAALRTAEGSGQGTHIDVSMLGATLGIAALQTSQYFGTGIDPVKLGSAHPRNAPYQVFRCKDGYFGMAAGNNSLWKSVCAVLGREQLFQDARFLNTTDRAENQDELREILEAAFIENNAEEWLTRFREAGVPCAPINNYSDVLVDPQVDHMEWVQDLELPNGSHTRTFVSPIRFDARTAGVMRRPPELGEHNKEVFAELQNASITE, from the coding sequence ATGAATCAGGAATCCACGCTAAAAGGCGTTCGCGTTATCGAGATCTGCAACGTTGCGGCCGGCCCATTTTGTGGTCTGTTATTGGCCGATATGGGCGCGGATGTCGTCAAAATTGAACAGCCAGGCACCGGCGATACGCTGCGAAGCTGGTCGCCCATTACCGACGGCTATAGCGAAAATTTTGCTTCGCTGAATCGCAATAAGCGTTCCGTCACCTTGAATCTGAAAGAGCCGGCCGACCGGCAGTTGGCTGTCGAGCTCGTGTCGCAGGCCGATGTCCTGATTGAAAACAATCGCCCCGGGGTCATGGACCGCCTGGGGCTGGGCTATGCCTCGATGCGGGAATTGAACCCGCGGCTGGTGTATTGCTCCATATCGGCTTATGGGCAAAGTGGTCCCCGCAGCCAGGAAGGCGGGTTTGATTTAACGCTGCAGGCCATGAGCGGCCTGATGAGCGTAACGGGCGAGCTCGATGGCGCACCCGTTAAGTGCGGTGTGCCGGTGTGCGACTTTACTGCAGGGCTGTATGCCGCATTTTCCATTGCCGCCGCTCTGCGTACTGCGGAAGGTAGCGGGCAGGGCACCCATATCGATGTATCCATGCTGGGTGCCACGCTGGGAATTGCCGCCCTGCAGACGTCACAGTATTTTGGCACCGGTATCGACCCGGTAAAGCTGGGCTCGGCCCACCCGCGCAATGCGCCTTACCAAGTGTTCCGCTGCAAGGATGGTTATTTTGGGATGGCGGCCGGCAATAACTCTTTGTGGAAATCGGTGTGTGCCGTGCTTGGCCGTGAACAACTGTTCCAGGACGCCCGCTTTCTTAACACCACGGATCGCGCCGAAAACCAGGACGAGCTTCGAGAGATTCTGGAAGCCGCTTTCATCGAAAACAATGCCGAGGAGTGGTTGACACGTTTTCGCGAAGCGGGTGTGCCCTGCGCACCCATTAATAACTATTCAGACGTTTTGGTCGACCCGCAGGTGGATCACATGGAATGGGTGCAGGACTTGGAGCTTCCCAATGGTTCGCACACCCGCACGTTTGTTTCGCCGATACGTTTTGATGCCCGTACCGCGGGTGTCATGCGCCGTCCGCCCGAACTCGGTGAGCATAACAAAGAAGTGTTCGCCGAACTCCAGAATGCAAGCATTACGGAGTAG
- a CDS encoding helix-turn-helix domain-containing protein, with protein sequence MKPLTERELTCLRWAAIGKTSWEMGAILGLTERTVNFHIQNACRKLGVHSRQAAITSALMAGLLPVLTEPPPGPAKTDLPEALGIHPARPSPTPQSAPRPSAKP encoded by the coding sequence ATGAAACCGCTGACAGAAAGGGAACTGACCTGCTTGCGCTGGGCCGCCATTGGCAAGACCAGTTGGGAAATGGGCGCTATTTTGGGCCTTACCGAAAGAACGGTCAATTTCCATATTCAGAATGCTTGCCGCAAGCTGGGCGTGCACAGCCGGCAAGCAGCCATCACTTCAGCCCTGATGGCCGGTTTGCTGCCGGTGCTTACCGAGCCACCTCCAGGCCCCGCAAAAACTGATCTGCCTGAGGCCCTGGGAATACATCCGGCACGGCCGTCACCAACCCCTCAATCAGCGCCCCGTCCGTCAGCCAAACCGTAG
- a CDS encoding cysteine dioxygenase encodes MPNVKLLNTIKALSCLLERQGLDESSILNEAQQLIADLVAKDDWLPAEFTQPHPQHYRQYLLYGDPQDRFSLVSFVWGPGQKTPVHDHTVWGVIGMLRGAEVDEPYHFVDGKLERAGDSSVLQPGQVACVSPRIGDIHRVSNAYDDQVSISIHLYGGNIGRITRSVYEPKTATRKEFVSGYSNEAVPNLWGPAS; translated from the coding sequence ATGCCGAACGTAAAGCTATTGAATACCATCAAGGCCTTGAGCTGCTTGCTTGAGCGGCAGGGCCTGGATGAAAGCAGCATTCTAAATGAGGCGCAACAGCTAATAGCCGATTTAGTGGCCAAAGACGATTGGCTGCCAGCCGAATTTACCCAGCCGCATCCTCAGCACTATCGTCAATACTTGTTGTACGGCGATCCGCAAGATCGGTTCTCGCTGGTGAGCTTTGTATGGGGTCCTGGGCAAAAAACGCCCGTGCACGACCACACCGTTTGGGGGGTGATCGGCATGCTGCGCGGCGCCGAGGTTGATGAGCCTTATCACTTTGTTGACGGCAAGCTCGAACGTGCAGGCGATTCCAGTGTGCTGCAGCCCGGTCAGGTTGCCTGCGTATCTCCACGAATCGGCGACATTCATCGCGTCAGCAACGCCTATGACGACCAGGTTTCCATCAGCATTCATTTGTATGGCGGCAATATTGGCCGCATCACTCGTAGCGTTTACGAGCCCAAGACGGCAACCCGTAAAGAGTTTGTTTCGGGCTATTCAAACGAGGCCGTGCCCAATTTATGGGGGCCGGCATCCTGA
- the gshA gene encoding glutamate--cysteine ligase translates to MTSSHPRLALLGQNPSVLQGILRGIEKEGLRVDEHGRLAQTPHPDALGSALTNPRITTDYSEALLELITDTHNSTESLLGELEQTHRFVAQHLQGELIWNQSSPAILPPEADIPIAWYGASNTGMLKHVYRRGLAERYGKAMQCIAGVHYNFSVPEQLWELLDIDGASPEQRRSKGYLAQIRNFTRYSWLLMYLFGASPAISKGFLQGAEQHLQAFDATTLYLPYATSLRMSDLGYQSNKAQSELQLCYNDLETFLTRMHAAATTPWPAYEAIGTHRNGEWIQLNTNIIQIENEYYSNIRPKRTTGRGERPATALAERGVQYIEVRCLDIDPASPIGISADTSRFMDAFLLFCAIEPSPSFANNGFCTDSHDNFGTVVKEGRKPGLILAKEGQPISLPDWGTELIERITPYARLLDHALDSGNRYTQAVLAQQAKLTDSALTPSASLLAGMRAQGLGLHEYTLQQSLQHREALRAHSLSDNEQHEYRQIAQESFAEQKRLEDSDTEDFDSYVARFHAALKPR, encoded by the coding sequence ATGACTTCCAGCCATCCACGCCTCGCCCTGCTCGGCCAAAATCCGTCTGTACTACAGGGAATCTTGCGCGGTATCGAAAAAGAAGGCCTGCGGGTCGATGAACACGGCAGGCTGGCACAAACGCCGCATCCGGATGCATTGGGTTCAGCGCTGACCAACCCGCGCATTACCACCGACTATTCCGAAGCGCTGCTGGAACTGATTACAGATACCCACAATTCTACCGAAAGCCTGCTGGGCGAACTCGAGCAAACGCATCGCTTTGTGGCCCAGCACCTTCAAGGCGAACTGATCTGGAACCAGTCCAGCCCCGCCATACTGCCACCAGAGGCCGATATCCCCATTGCCTGGTACGGCGCCTCAAACACCGGCATGCTCAAGCACGTTTATCGCCGGGGCCTGGCCGAGCGTTACGGCAAAGCCATGCAATGCATAGCGGGCGTCCATTACAACTTCTCGGTTCCGGAACAACTGTGGGAGCTGCTGGATATCGACGGCGCATCGCCAGAACAGCGACGCTCTAAAGGGTACCTGGCTCAGATACGCAATTTCACGCGCTACTCGTGGCTGCTGATGTACTTGTTTGGCGCCTCGCCCGCCATATCGAAAGGCTTTCTTCAAGGCGCGGAGCAGCATCTGCAAGCGTTCGACGCCACTACCCTGTATCTGCCCTACGCCACCAGCCTGCGCATGAGCGACCTGGGCTATCAGAGCAACAAAGCACAGTCGGAGTTGCAGCTTTGCTATAACGACCTGGAAACTTTTCTGACCCGCATGCATGCCGCGGCAACTACCCCCTGGCCCGCTTATGAAGCCATAGGCACGCATCGCAATGGCGAATGGATACAGCTCAACACCAACATCATCCAGATAGAAAACGAGTATTACTCCAACATCCGCCCCAAACGTACTACCGGGCGCGGTGAGCGGCCCGCTACGGCGCTGGCCGAGCGTGGAGTGCAATATATCGAAGTACGCTGTCTGGATATCGATCCAGCATCACCTATAGGCATTTCGGCCGATACCAGCCGATTTATGGACGCTTTCCTGTTGTTCTGCGCCATCGAACCCAGCCCATCCTTTGCCAACAATGGCTTCTGTACCGACAGTCACGACAACTTCGGCACCGTGGTCAAAGAAGGGCGCAAGCCAGGCCTGATTCTTGCCAAAGAAGGGCAGCCCATATCGCTGCCGGACTGGGGAACAGAACTTATCGAGCGCATCACGCCCTATGCCAGGCTGCTGGACCATGCCCTGGACAGCGGCAACCGCTACACACAAGCTGTTTTGGCGCAACAGGCCAAATTAACCGACAGCGCGCTGACCCCGTCAGCCTCCCTGCTGGCTGGCATGCGCGCCCAAGGCCTGGGCCTGCACGAATACACCTTGCAGCAAAGCCTGCAGCATCGCGAGGCACTGCGCGCCCATTCGCTCAGCGACAACGAGCAGCATGAATACAGGCAAATCGCGCAAGAATCATTTGCCGAGCAAAAGCGCCTTGAAGACAGTGATACCGAAGACTTCGACAGCTACGTGGCCCGCTTTCACGCCGCATTGAAGCCGCGTTGA
- the mntP gene encoding manganese efflux pump MntP, with protein sequence MTFLSTLILALAMSTDAFAAAVSKGVALRKPRFSEAVRTGLIFGVIEALTPIVGWALGSIAAEFVAEWDHWIAFCMLLVLGGMMIRNGLKHEPEETSPVTRHSFWLLAATGFATSIDAMAVGVSLAFIDNNILITAAAIGLATLVMVTLGVMVGRIIGVVAGKWAEILGGLALMGIGAAILYEHLSVAQ encoded by the coding sequence ATGACTTTTCTGTCCACGCTGATTCTTGCGCTGGCCATGTCCACCGATGCGTTTGCAGCGGCCGTAAGCAAGGGCGTTGCGCTGCGCAAGCCCCGTTTCTCGGAAGCTGTCCGGACGGGGCTGATATTTGGCGTTATCGAAGCCCTTACGCCGATTGTGGGCTGGGCCCTGGGCTCTATTGCAGCTGAGTTTGTGGCCGAATGGGATCACTGGATAGCATTCTGTATGCTGCTCGTTCTAGGCGGCATGATGATACGCAACGGCCTCAAGCACGAACCGGAGGAAACCAGTCCGGTAACCCGGCATTCATTCTGGCTGCTTGCGGCAACCGGCTTTGCCACGAGTATCGATGCCATGGCAGTGGGCGTCAGCCTGGCCTTCATCGACAACAACATACTGATCACGGCAGCAGCCATCGGTTTGGCCACCCTGGTGATGGTCACGCTGGGCGTCATGGTGGGCCGGATCATTGGTGTTGTAGCCGGTAAATGGGCCGAAATACTGGGCGGCCTGGCGCTTATGGGCATAGGCGCCGCCATTTTGTACGAGCATCTTTCTGTTGCCCAATGA